One window of Streptomyces sp. SUK 48 genomic DNA carries:
- a CDS encoding DNA topoisomerase IV subunit A yields MARRSTKTPPPDDSYEEKILDIDVVDEMRGSYLEYAYSVIYSRALPDARDGLKPVHRRIVYQMNEMGVRPERGYVKCARVVGEVMGKLHPHGDASIYDALVRMAQPFSMRLPLVDGHGNFGSLGNDDPPAAMRYTECRMAEATSLMTESIDEDTVDFAPNYDGQEQEPVALPAAFPNLLVNGSSGIAVGMATNMPPHNLREVVAAARHLVRNPNADLDALMKHVPGPDLPTGGRIVGLDGIRDAYATGRGTFKMRATVAVEPVTARRKGLVVTELPFTVGPEKVIAKIKDLVNAKKIQGIADVKDLTDREHGLRLVIEIKNGFVPEAILEQLYKLTPMEESFGINNVALVDGQPLTLGLKELLEVYLDHRFNVVRRRSEFRRSKKSDRLHLVEGLLTALVDIDEVIRLIRSSDNSAQAKERLMGHFSLSEVQTQYILDTPLRRLTKYDRIELEAEKDKLTEEIAELTRILDSDQELRKLVSAELAAVAKKFGTDRRTVLLEAGGAPAAVVPLQVADDPCRVLLSSTGLLARTATAGPFPDQAGGKRVKHDVIVSAVPATARGEIGAVTSTGRLLRINVVDLPQLPEATGAPNLSGGAPLAEFVSLEGDESVVCLTTLDESSPGLALGTEQGVVKRVVADYPSNKDELEVITLREGDRIVGAVELRTGEEDLVFITDDAQLLRFQSSIVRPQGRPAGGMAGIKLTEGAKVICFTAVDPAADAVVFTVAGSRGTLDDSVQTTAKLTPFDQYPRKGRATGGVRCQRFLKGEDCLALAWTGPVPARAAQKNGTPAELPEPDPRRDGSGTSLPKTVSVVAGPVF; encoded by the coding sequence ATGGCCCGCCGCAGCACGAAGACCCCGCCGCCCGACGATTCGTACGAGGAGAAGATCCTCGACATCGACGTCGTGGACGAGATGCGTGGCTCCTACCTCGAGTACGCGTACTCGGTCATCTACTCGCGCGCCCTGCCGGACGCCCGTGACGGCCTCAAGCCGGTGCACCGCCGGATCGTCTACCAGATGAACGAGATGGGCGTGCGCCCCGAACGCGGCTATGTGAAGTGCGCGCGTGTCGTGGGCGAGGTCATGGGCAAGCTGCACCCGCACGGCGACGCGTCGATCTACGACGCCCTGGTGCGCATGGCGCAGCCCTTCTCCATGCGGCTGCCGCTGGTCGACGGCCACGGCAACTTCGGCTCGCTGGGCAATGACGACCCGCCGGCCGCCATGCGGTACACCGAGTGCCGGATGGCCGAGGCCACCAGCCTGATGACCGAGTCCATCGACGAGGACACGGTCGACTTCGCGCCGAACTACGACGGCCAGGAGCAGGAGCCGGTGGCCCTGCCGGCCGCCTTCCCGAACCTGCTGGTCAACGGCTCCTCGGGCATCGCGGTCGGCATGGCGACCAATATGCCGCCGCACAATCTGCGCGAAGTCGTGGCCGCGGCCCGCCATCTGGTAAGGAACCCGAACGCGGACCTGGACGCGCTGATGAAGCACGTCCCCGGCCCGGACCTGCCCACCGGCGGCCGGATCGTCGGCCTGGACGGCATCCGGGACGCGTACGCGACCGGCCGCGGCACCTTCAAGATGCGGGCGACGGTCGCGGTCGAGCCCGTGACCGCCCGCCGCAAGGGCCTGGTGGTCACCGAACTGCCGTTCACGGTGGGCCCGGAGAAGGTCATCGCGAAGATCAAGGACCTGGTCAACGCGAAGAAGATCCAGGGCATCGCCGACGTCAAGGACCTCACCGACCGCGAGCACGGGCTGCGCCTGGTCATCGAGATCAAGAACGGCTTCGTGCCCGAGGCCATCCTGGAGCAGCTCTACAAGCTGACGCCGATGGAGGAGTCCTTCGGCATCAACAACGTGGCCCTGGTGGACGGCCAGCCGCTCACCCTGGGTCTGAAGGAACTCCTCGAGGTCTACCTCGACCACCGCTTCAACGTGGTGCGCCGGCGAAGCGAGTTCCGCCGCAGCAAGAAGAGCGACCGGCTGCACCTGGTCGAGGGTCTGCTGACCGCCCTGGTCGACATCGACGAGGTCATCCGGCTGATCCGCTCCAGCGACAACTCCGCGCAGGCCAAGGAGCGCCTGATGGGGCACTTCTCGCTGAGCGAGGTACAGACGCAGTACATCCTCGACACGCCGCTGCGCCGGCTCACCAAGTACGACCGCATCGAGCTGGAGGCGGAGAAGGACAAGCTCACCGAGGAGATCGCGGAGCTGACCCGGATCCTGGACTCCGACCAGGAGCTGCGCAAGCTGGTCTCCGCCGAACTGGCCGCCGTGGCGAAGAAGTTCGGCACCGACCGGCGCACCGTCCTGCTGGAGGCCGGCGGCGCCCCGGCGGCGGTCGTGCCGCTCCAGGTGGCCGACGACCCGTGCCGGGTGCTGCTGTCCTCCACGGGGCTGCTGGCGCGTACGGCGACCGCCGGGCCGTTCCCCGACCAGGCGGGCGGCAAGCGGGTCAAGCACGACGTGATCGTCTCGGCGGTGCCGGCGACGGCGCGCGGTGAGATCGGCGCGGTGACCTCGACGGGCCGGCTGCTGCGGATCAATGTGGTCGACCTGCCGCAGCTGCCCGAGGCGACGGGCGCGCCGAACCTCTCCGGGGGCGCCCCGCTCGCGGAGTTCGTGTCCCTGGAGGGCGACGAGAGCGTGGTCTGCCTGACCACGCTGGACGAGTCCTCCCCCGGTCTCGCGCTCGGCACCGAGCAGGGTGTGGTCAAGCGCGTGGTGGCCGACTATCCGTCCAACAAGGACGAGTTGGAGGTCATCACGCTCAGGGAGGGCGACCGGATCGTCGGCGCGGTGGAGCTGCGCACCGGCGAGGAGGACCTGGTCTTCATCACCGACGACGCGCAGCTGCTGCGCTTCCAGTCCTCGATCGTGCGTCCGCAGGGCCGCCCGGCGGGGGGCATGGCGGGCATCAAGCTCACCGAGGGTGCGAAGGTCATCTGTTTCACGGCGGTCGACCCGGCCGCCGACGCGGTGGTGTTCACGGTGGCCGGCTCGCGCGGCACCCTGGACGACTCGGTGCAGACGACGGCCAAGCTGACCCCCTTCGACCAGTACCCGCGCAAGGGCCGGGCCACCGGTGGCGTGCGCTGCCAGCGGTTCCTGAAGGGCGAGGACTGCCTGGCGCTGGCCTGGACGGGCCCGGTGCCCGCGCGCGCGGCGCAGAAGAACGGCACCCCGGCCGAGCTGCCCGAGCCCGACCCGCGCCGGGACGGCTCGGGCACCTCGCTGCCGAAGACGGTGTCGGTGGTCGCGGGGCCGGTCTTCTAG